One Thiocapsa sp. genomic window, TCGATGTGAGCGGCGGTGTGGAGGCGTCGAAGGGCGTCAAGGACCATGACAAGATTCGTGATTTTATGCAGAGGGTGAACGATGTCGACATCTCCCGATAACTTCGACTGGGACTTTGCCGGGGCCGCGAGTGCGCGGCGCTCGCACCCCGGGGCCTATGACTTTCCGGACGCCGGCGGTCATTTCGGACCCTACGGCGGGATGTTCGTCCCCGAGACCCTCATGCACCCGCTCGAAGAGCTACGTACCGCCTACGAGCGTTACATGGCCGATCCCGAGTTTCAGGCCGAGCTCGATGCCGACCTGCAGGACTATGTCGGCCGGCCATCGCCCCTTTATCACGCGGAGCGTTGGAGCCGCGAGCTCGGCGGTGCGCAGATCTTTCTCAAGCGCGAGGACCTCAATCACACCGGCGCACACAAGGTCAACAACACCATCGGTCAGGCCCTGCTCGCACGGCGCATGGGCAAGACCCGCATCATCGCCGAGACCGGCGCCGGTCAGCACGGGGTGGCGAGCGCGACCGTGGCGGCGCGGCTTGGGCTGGAGTGTGTCGTGTACATGGGCGAGGTCGATATCGCTCGCCAAGAGGCGAACGTCTATCGCATGCGCCTGCTCGGCGCGCGCGTGGTCGCGGTCACCTCCGGCTCGCGTACGCTCAAGGATGCGCTGAACGAGGCGATGCGTGACTGGGTGACGAACATCGACGACACCTTTTACATCATCGGCACCGTTGCCGGTCCGCACCCCTATCCGGCGATGGTTCGGGATTTCCAGGCGGTCATCGGTCGCGAGGCCCGTGCACAGATGCTCGCGCGCAGCGGGCGTCTGCCCGATGCCTTGGTCGCCTGCGTGGGCGGCGGCTCCAACGCCATCGGCCTCTTTTACCCCTTCATCGGGGACGAAGGCGTGGCCATCTACGGAGTCGAGGCCGCAGGCGACGGTCTGCAGACCGGTCGCCATGCCGCGCCGCTTTGCGCGGGTCGACCCGGCGTGCTGCACGGCAACCGCACCTATCTGATGGAAGACAATCACGGTCAGATCGTCGAGACCCATTCCATCTCGGCCGGGCTCGACTATCCGGGTGTCGGCCCGGAGCACGCCTGGCTCAAAGACAGCGGACGCGCCCGCTACGACTCGGTCACCGACGACGAGGCCCTGCGCGCCTTTCATCACCTGACACGGACCGAGGGCATCATCCCCGCGCTCGAGTCCAGTCACGCCTTGGCCTTCGTGCACAAGCTCGCCCCGACCATGCGCAAGGATCAGACGATCATCGTTAATCTCTCCGGTCGCGGGGACAAGGACATGCACACGGTCGCCAGTCACGACGGGTTGGTCTTATGAGTCGAATCGCCGCACGTTTCGAGCAGCTTCGCGACCGGGGTCGCACCGCGCTCATCCCCTTCGTCACCGCCGGTGATCCGTCGCCCGCCGTGACCGTGCCTCTCATGCATGCGATGGTTGCCGCGGGCGTGGATCTGATCGAGCTGGGCGTGCCCTTCTCCGATCCGATTGCCGACGGTCCGGTCATCCAGCGGGCGACCGAGCGGGCCTTGGCCCAAGGCGTCTCGCTGGACGATGTGCTCGACATGGTCCGGCAGTTCCGCGAGCAGGATACCGAGACGCCCGTCATCCTCATGGGTTATCTCAATCCGATCGAGGTGATGGGTTACGAGACCTTCGCGGTCGCGGCGCACGGGGCCGGATTGGACGGCGCCCTGATCGTGGATGTCCCGCCCGAGGAGGGGCACGCGCTGGTCGCGATGCTCAAGGCGCAGGGGCTGGATCTGGTCTATCTCCTGGCGCCGACCTCGACCGAGGCACGCATTGCGCGGATCGGCGAGGTCGCCTCCGGGTTCGTCTACTACGTCTCGGTCAAGGGCGTGACCGGGGCCGGAAACCTGGATACCGGCGCAGTGGCCGAGAAGGTGAGTCTCATCAAGTCGCTGATCCGGCTCCCGGTCGGGGTCGGTTTTGGAATCAACAACGCCGAGACCGCGGCTACGGTCGCCCGCGTCGCCGACGCGGTCATCGTCGGCAGCGCCATCGTGAGTCGGATCGAGTCGCTCGCCGCGACCCCGGAGCGTATCCCGGAGGCTGTCGCCGAATTTCTCACCGGTCTACGTCAGGCCATCGACGAGGTGGATACCCATGTCGCCTAAGCCCCCCAGCCGGGTCCGCCACGCGCTGACGCGTTTGGATAAACCTGCCTCGCCCGCAGCGAACGCATCCGGTAAAACGGCGCCCGGCCTAAACGCGCAAGGCCAAACGCCGTCGCGTCAAGCCGCCGATGAGCTCAAGGGCGATCGAGCGGCCACACTCAAACAGGCGATGGACAAGAGTATGAGCTGGTTCGAGAAGCTGATCCCGAGCCGCATCCGTACCGATGCCAGCACCAAGCGTGCGGTGCCCGAGGGTGTTTGGGCCAAATGCCCGGGTTGTCAGGCCATCCTCTACCGGGCGGAGCTTGAGCGGAACCTCGAGGTCTGCCCCAAGTGCAGCCACCACAGCCGCTTGAGCGGGCGCCGCCGTCTCGAGACCTTTCTCGATCCGGAGGGCCGCGAGGAGATCGGGGTCGAGCTCGAGTCTCTGGACCCGCTGAAGTTCAAGGACCTCAAAAAATACAAAGACCGTCTCGTTCAGGCCCAGAAGCAGTCCTCCGAGAAGGATGCCATGATCGTGATG contains:
- the trpB gene encoding tryptophan synthase subunit beta, encoding MSTSPDNFDWDFAGAASARRSHPGAYDFPDAGGHFGPYGGMFVPETLMHPLEELRTAYERYMADPEFQAELDADLQDYVGRPSPLYHAERWSRELGGAQIFLKREDLNHTGAHKVNNTIGQALLARRMGKTRIIAETGAGQHGVASATVAARLGLECVVYMGEVDIARQEANVYRMRLLGARVVAVTSGSRTLKDALNEAMRDWVTNIDDTFYIIGTVAGPHPYPAMVRDFQAVIGREARAQMLARSGRLPDALVACVGGGSNAIGLFYPFIGDEGVAIYGVEAAGDGLQTGRHAAPLCAGRPGVLHGNRTYLMEDNHGQIVETHSISAGLDYPGVGPEHAWLKDSGRARYDSVTDDEALRAFHHLTRTEGIIPALESSHALAFVHKLAPTMRKDQTIIVNLSGRGDKDMHTVASHDGLVL
- the trpA gene encoding tryptophan synthase subunit alpha — its product is MSRIAARFEQLRDRGRTALIPFVTAGDPSPAVTVPLMHAMVAAGVDLIELGVPFSDPIADGPVIQRATERALAQGVSLDDVLDMVRQFREQDTETPVILMGYLNPIEVMGYETFAVAAHGAGLDGALIVDVPPEEGHALVAMLKAQGLDLVYLLAPTSTEARIARIGEVASGFVYYVSVKGVTGAGNLDTGAVAEKVSLIKSLIRLPVGVGFGINNAETAATVARVADAVIVGSAIVSRIESLAATPERIPEAVAEFLTGLRQAIDEVDTHVA